GCCAGATGCTCGAGAAGCCGACCGACTCGGCGGTTGCGGCGACATCGGCCAGCCAGGGGGCAAATGGTGCCTCAGGTGGCCTGCCGGCGAAGGATGACAACTGGAGCCCGAAGCTGAGGGGGAGGGGGGCGTTCCGCTGGCGGGCAGCCGACGCGGGGGCGTCGACGAGGTCGGCGGGGACGACCTCGACCGGCTCCGCCGGATGCACCCCGCCGAAGCCCTCGTCGCCCACCAGTGCCGCAGCCTCGTCGCGGGCCGCGAGCTGTGCCGTCAGGACCTTCGCCGGCACCGGGTCCCTCCGCGTCCGGTTGCGGGCCCGGCACGTCTCGGCCGGGGTATCGAACACCACTGCACGGCACGCCACATCGTGTCGGCGTGCGAGCTCCACGTAGCCGCGGCGGCGGGCGGGGTCCAGGCCGAGGGTGTCGACCACCGTCAGCAAGCCCCGCGCCAGACGGCGTTCGAGGACGAGATCGAGCACGTCGAAGGCGTCGGTGCCCGACCGCTGGTCCTGGTCGCCGACCCCCACCAGAGCGCGCAGCGCGTCGGACGAGACGACCTGCCCGGAGCGGAACTGCTCGGCCGCCCAGCGGGACTTGCCCGCGCCGGACGGCCCGACGAGCACGACCAGGCAGGAGGCGGGAAGACGCATCACCTCAGTCTGGTCCAGCCGGGCCTGGCGAGGCCGGCAACGGGCCGGTGTAGCCTGACCACCGCTTCGATCGATTGCACCGCTCGAGTAGCCCGGCCCAGGATGCCGGCTCGAGGAGTAGCCCGGCCCAGGAGGCCGGCTCGAGGAGAGGGAGAGATCACGTGCGTAAGGGGAGGGCCACAGGCCACGACAGCGACATCCCGGCGCTGCTGCTCCGCCTCGCTCTGGGTCCCATGCTGATCACGCACGGCTACAACAAAGTGAAGGGCGCGGGCGGCCTGGAGGGGACGGCGAAGTGGTTCGACGGGCTCGGGCTCAGGCCGGCGTGGGTGCACGCCCGCCTCGCTGCGGCCACCGAGATCGGCGCAGGAACACTCATCACCATCGGCGCACTCAATCCGCTCCCGGCGGCTGCCGTCATCGGGCTGATGACGACGGCGGCGGCGACTGACCACCGAGGGAAGGGCTTCTTCATCTTCAAGGGCGGATGGGAGTACGTCGCCGTCGTGGGCACGGCGGCGGCCGCCCTGGCGTCGCTCGGCTATGGGCGCTTCTCGCTGGACCACCTGCGGGGTAAGCAGCGGTCGGGCGTGGGGTGGGCGCTGGCGGCGACGGCCCTCGGCGCCGGCAACGCCGGCGCCTTGGTGGCCGCTTCCTACCGACCCGACCAGAACACCTGACCCTCTGGGCGGTCGCTGTTCATTGAGCAAGCGTCCCGGTCGCGCGTCAATTCACGGCGACGGCGGCGGGTTCGCCCAGACGTAGCGGGCCAGCGCCGGCTCGGCGCCGGTGTGCGGATAGGTCGCGACGACGGTCACAGCCCCGAGCGCGTAGCTGGCATAGTCGGCTGGAAAGGTGAGCGGATCGACTCCCGGCTGGAACGGTGTGGTGCACACCGAGGTCGGGATGCGGGAGGCCTCGGCGGGGCCAGGATGGGTGAACGCATCGAGGGCGACGGCGTAGGCGACCGGGTCGTAGGACCCCATGGCCAGGTGCTCAGAGACGTCGGCCGGACAGATCTGTTGGGCGGCGATGTTGACGACGGCGCCCCCTCCAGTGTGCAGCGACGAGCTACCCGACGCATCGAGATTCGGGAAGACCACCTCGTCGACGCGGCTGTAGACGACGCTGTAGGAGATGCCGGCGAAGGTCTCCGCCGCGCTGTTCAGGGCAGCGAGGAAGTGGGAGCCGGTCCGCTGCTGCCAGATGGAGGGGGCACACGACAGCGCGCAGATCCCGTTGGCGTCGAGGGTGCCGTGGTTGGAGGGGTCGATGGCCACCAGGTCGTCGACCAGGGTCCGGGTGTCGGGCCAGAAGCGTAAGGCCCACCGGGGCACCATTCCGCC
This Acidimicrobiales bacterium DNA region includes the following protein-coding sequences:
- a CDS encoding DoxX family protein; amino-acid sequence: MRKGRATGHDSDIPALLLRLALGPMLITHGYNKVKGAGGLEGTAKWFDGLGLRPAWVHARLAAATEIGAGTLITIGALNPLPAAAVIGLMTTAAATDHRGKGFFIFKGGWEYVAVVGTAAAALASLGYGRFSLDHLRGKQRSGVGWALAATALGAGNAGALVAASYRPDQNT